The nucleotide window TGGCGATGACGCCGGCGCCGACCGTCCGGCCTCCCTCCCGCACCGCGAACCGCTGCCCCTCCTCCAGCGCCACCGGTGTGATCAACGCCCCCTCAATCGTCACGTTGTC belongs to bacterium and includes:
- the tuf gene encoding elongation factor Tu (EF-Tu; promotes GTP-dependent binding of aminoacyl-tRNA to the A-site of ribosomes during protein biosynthesis; when the tRNA anticodon matches the mRNA codon, GTP hydrolysis results; the inactive EF-Tu-GDP leaves the ribosome and release of GDP is promoted by elongation factor Ts; many prokaryotes have two copies of the gene encoding EF-Tu), encoding DNVTIEGALITPVALEEGQRFAVREGGRTVGAGVIAKILS